A window of Hevea brasiliensis isolate MT/VB/25A 57/8 chromosome 14, ASM3005281v1, whole genome shotgun sequence contains these coding sequences:
- the LOC110658646 gene encoding ubiquitin-conjugating enzyme E2 14 isoform X2, which translates to MAASQGSLLLQKQLKDLCKKPVDGFSAGLVDENNVFEWSVSIMGPPDTLYEGGFFSAIMSFPQNYPISPPTVRFTTEVWHPNVYPDGKVCISILHPPGDDPNGYELATERWSPVHTKLRSNYGLTLFMKYVVFYCLII; encoded by the exons ATGGCGGCGTCTCAAGGCAGTCTTCTCCTCCAAAAGCAGCTCAAAG ATCTCTGCAAGAAACCCGTTGATGGATTCTCTGCGGGTTTAGTCGATGAGAACAATGTATTTGAATGGAGTGTTTCAATTATGGGACCCCCTGATACCTTATA CGAAGGTGGGTTCTTTAGTGCCATCATGAGCTTTCCACAGAACTATCCCATCAGTCCTCCAACTGTAAGATTCACTACAGAGGTGTGGCACCCAAATG TTTACCCAGATGGAAAGGTTTGCATATCAATTCTTCATCCACCTGGCGATGACCCAAATGGCTATGAGCTTGCGACTGAGCGATGGAGTCCAGTCCACACA AAGCTGCGCAGTAATTATGGCCTCACGTTATTCATGAAATATGTTGTTTTCTACTGCTTAATAATCTAA
- the LOC110658646 gene encoding ubiquitin-conjugating enzyme E2 14 isoform X1 yields MAASQGSLLLQKQLKDLCKKPVDGFSAGLVDENNVFEWSVSIMGPPDTLYEGGFFSAIMSFPQNYPISPPTVRFTTEVWHPNVYPDGKVCISILHPPGDDPNGYELATERWSPVHTVESIVLSIISMLSSPNDESPANVDAAKQWRDSKEEFRKRVSRCVRKSQEML; encoded by the exons ATGGCGGCGTCTCAAGGCAGTCTTCTCCTCCAAAAGCAGCTCAAAG ATCTCTGCAAGAAACCCGTTGATGGATTCTCTGCGGGTTTAGTCGATGAGAACAATGTATTTGAATGGAGTGTTTCAATTATGGGACCCCCTGATACCTTATA CGAAGGTGGGTTCTTTAGTGCCATCATGAGCTTTCCACAGAACTATCCCATCAGTCCTCCAACTGTAAGATTCACTACAGAGGTGTGGCACCCAAATG TTTACCCAGATGGAAAGGTTTGCATATCAATTCTTCATCCACCTGGCGATGACCCAAATGGCTATGAGCTTGCGACTGAGCGATGGAGTCCAGTCCACACA GTCGAAAGCATTGTTTTGAGCATCATATCAATGCTTTCAAGTCCTAACGATGAGTCTCCTGCCAATGTTGACGCTGCG AAACAATGGAGAGATAGCAAGGAGGAGTTCAGGAAGAGAGTGAGTCGATGCGTGAGAAAATCTCAGGAAATGTTGTGA